Proteins encoded by one window of Simiduia curdlanivorans:
- a CDS encoding acetyl/propionyl/methylcrotonyl-CoA carboxylase subunit alpha → MFSKILIANRGEIACRVIRTARKLGIRTVAVYSDADRHSLHVAMADEAIHIGPAPSRESYLCGDKILAAALKTKAEAIHPGYGFLSENAGFAKACAEQGVVFIGPPLGAIEAMGSKSAAKTIMEKAGVPLVPGYHGDDQSPALIKKHANAMGYPVLLKAAAGGGGKGMRQVWSEAEFDEALNAAKREAMNAFGDDKMLVEKYLTQPRHVEIQVFCDNHSNGVYLFERDCSVQRRHQKVVEEAPAPGMDPALRSAMGEAALTAAQAISYAGAGTVEFLLDHDGSFYFMEMNTRLQVEHPVTEMITHQDLVEWQLRVAADEILPLSQDQLRIDGHSFETRIYAEDPDKDFLPVTGTLSYLETPLETPHVRVETGVRQGDEVSVYYDPMIAKLVVWGRDRDSALRRLQQALSEYRIGGMTTNLSFLYNLISTEPFRAADLDTGFIEKHQSLIFKKDGELLEQYLPFAALYLALAQTQAALAAAAHVDANSPWNRADAWRVHGSRQHKFSIRVHSVEHLLIVDQQGDGPSSRYLVSHNGQTRTLQGNLVGNHLIADMDGHRQKLQVTEDNNHISLFCNNHVLNFSRQLPDIADQADMQHAGGLTAPMNGTLVTQLVKVGQPVEAGTPLLVMEAMKMEHTIKAPAAGQVKQFFFAAGELVDGGALLVDFEKKENE, encoded by the coding sequence ATGTTCAGTAAAATATTAATTGCCAATCGCGGTGAAATTGCCTGTCGCGTTATTCGCACAGCGCGCAAGCTCGGCATTAGAACTGTCGCCGTTTACTCGGATGCCGACCGCCACAGCTTGCACGTGGCCATGGCCGACGAAGCCATTCACATAGGCCCAGCACCCTCGCGCGAAAGTTATCTATGCGGCGACAAAATTCTCGCTGCGGCGCTGAAAACGAAAGCGGAAGCCATTCACCCTGGCTACGGATTTTTATCGGAAAACGCCGGTTTTGCTAAAGCCTGTGCCGAACAAGGCGTGGTATTTATCGGCCCGCCTTTAGGCGCCATTGAAGCCATGGGCTCGAAGTCTGCCGCCAAAACCATTATGGAAAAAGCAGGCGTGCCTTTGGTACCCGGCTATCACGGCGACGACCAGTCGCCGGCGCTCATCAAAAAACACGCCAACGCCATGGGCTACCCCGTCTTACTCAAAGCCGCCGCCGGCGGTGGTGGCAAGGGTATGCGTCAGGTCTGGTCGGAAGCTGAATTCGATGAAGCCTTAAACGCCGCCAAGCGCGAAGCCATGAACGCCTTTGGCGACGACAAAATGTTGGTGGAAAAATATCTCACCCAACCGCGCCACGTAGAAATTCAAGTTTTTTGCGACAATCACAGCAACGGCGTTTACCTGTTCGAACGCGATTGCAGCGTTCAGCGCCGACACCAAAAAGTAGTAGAAGAAGCACCGGCACCGGGCATGGACCCAGCATTGCGCTCGGCCATGGGCGAAGCCGCACTCACCGCCGCGCAAGCCATTAGTTACGCTGGCGCAGGCACGGTTGAGTTTCTGTTAGACCACGACGGCTCATTTTATTTCATGGAGATGAACACCCGCCTGCAAGTGGAACATCCGGTCACCGAAATGATCACCCACCAAGATTTGGTGGAGTGGCAATTGCGTGTCGCCGCCGATGAAATTTTACCGCTCAGCCAAGATCAACTGCGCATAGACGGCCACTCATTCGAAACGCGTATCTACGCCGAAGATCCAGACAAGGATTTTTTACCCGTCACCGGCACCCTGTCCTATTTAGAAACACCGCTAGAAACGCCACACGTGCGGGTAGAAACCGGTGTACGTCAGGGCGATGAGGTAAGTGTGTATTACGACCCGATGATCGCAAAACTGGTGGTCTGGGGCCGGGATCGCGACAGCGCCCTACGGCGCTTGCAACAAGCGCTGAGCGAGTATCGTATTGGCGGCATGACCACCAACCTATCCTTCTTGTATAACTTAATCAGCACCGAACCCTTTCGCGCCGCCGATTTAGATACTGGCTTTATCGAGAAGCACCAGTCGTTAATTTTTAAGAAGGATGGTGAACTGCTGGAGCAATACTTGCCGTTTGCGGCGCTGTATTTAGCACTTGCACAAACACAAGCGGCACTGGCCGCCGCCGCTCATGTGGATGCAAACTCGCCATGGAATCGCGCCGATGCCTGGCGCGTGCACGGCAGTCGGCAGCACAAGTTTTCTATACGAGTGCACAGCGTCGAGCACCTGCTCATCGTCGATCAACAAGGCGACGGCCCCAGCAGCCGCTACTTAGTTTCTCACAATGGCCAAACCCGAACCTTACAGGGCAACTTGGTCGGCAATCATTTAATTGCCGATATGGATGGCCACCGGCAGAAACTGCAAGTGACCGAAGATAACAATCACATTAGCCTGTTCTGTAATAACCACGTACTGAATTTCTCGCGCCAGCTGCCAGACATCGCCGACCAGGCCGACATGCAGCACGCCGGCGGCCTCACCGCGCCGATGAATGGCACGCTAGTGACCCAACTGGTTAAAGTCGGGCAGCCCGTCGAGGCCGGCACGCCCTTACTTGTGATGGAGGCGATGAAAATGGAACACACCATTAAAGCGCCAGCCGCGGGTCAAGTTAAACAATTCTTTTTCGCCGCTGGAGAATTAGTAGACGGTGGTGCGTTGCTGGTGGATTTTGAAAAGAAGGAAAATGAGTAG
- a CDS encoding hydroxymethylglutaryl-CoA lyase — MNFPSSVKIVEVGPRDGLQNEKQPIAVADKVALVNALSNAGLKFIEAGSFVNPKWVPQMAGSEEVFAGIARKAGVSYAALTPNMVGFERAIAAGADEVAIFAAASEAFSQKNINCSIEESIERFAPILTAARAQNIPVRGYVSCIAGCPYEGDIAPSKVAEVSDILFQAGCYEISLGDTIGTGTPANIERVIELTNKKVPLEKLALHAHDTYGQAIANIYRAFQMGVSVFDSSVAGLGGCPYAKGASGNVATEDVIYLLNGLGIAHGVDLQAVITAGKNICASLGRVSQSKVARALSSEKPGNCT, encoded by the coding sequence ATGAACTTTCCAAGTTCCGTAAAAATTGTCGAAGTGGGCCCGCGCGACGGGCTGCAGAATGAGAAGCAACCTATCGCCGTCGCCGATAAGGTGGCGCTGGTCAACGCGCTCAGCAATGCCGGGTTGAAATTTATTGAGGCCGGTAGTTTTGTGAACCCTAAATGGGTTCCGCAAATGGCCGGTAGCGAGGAAGTGTTTGCAGGCATCGCGCGAAAAGCCGGGGTTAGCTACGCCGCGCTCACCCCAAATATGGTGGGTTTTGAACGGGCTATTGCAGCGGGCGCCGATGAAGTTGCTATATTTGCGGCGGCGTCTGAAGCCTTTAGCCAGAAAAATATTAATTGCTCTATCGAAGAGAGTATCGAACGCTTCGCACCTATTTTAACTGCCGCAAGGGCGCAAAATATTCCCGTGCGCGGCTACGTATCCTGCATCGCTGGTTGCCCCTATGAAGGTGACATTGCACCAAGCAAGGTAGCCGAGGTATCCGACATTCTATTTCAAGCCGGCTGCTATGAAATTTCCTTAGGCGACACTATTGGAACCGGTACGCCCGCCAACATTGAACGCGTCATCGAGCTAACCAACAAGAAAGTGCCGCTCGAAAAGCTCGCGCTACACGCGCACGATACCTATGGCCAAGCCATCGCCAATATTTATCGCGCGTTTCAAATGGGCGTATCGGTTTTCGATAGCTCCGTGGCCGGCCTAGGCGGCTGCCCCTACGCGAAAGGTGCGTCGGGCAATGTCGCCACCGAAGATGTCATCTACTTGTTAAATGGCTTGGGAATCGCACACGGTGTGGATCTACAAGCGGTGATTACTGCAGGTAAAAATATTTGCGCAAGCCTCGGGCGCGTAAGCCAGTCGAAAGTGGCTCGCGCGCTTAGCAGCGAAAAACCCGGCAATTGCACCTAA
- a CDS encoding DUF1552 domain-containing protein yields MNRRRFLQSLLAGSAAAPLSMAGFSNLAFAAGSPKLKVVFAVIPDGFGVDPYGGYNKGLWFPEAGGAKDTGNFQLNEMSNHLSAYKNQAVFLKGLIVGSGTGGHNAWTTILRDSNASKTSIDLLLGDQLRGSNALLKRIYAGPHATVGAAWNVSYENGSMVVPEINPYQLFNQVYGSSAPTGSTSTSRSHIFDNANNRIQALRSRLGNAEKAKLDTHLDAVEQVVMDMDASVPVADACDPSSASPAEGLVSTSADYRDEVTRAHCNIVAGGLSCGSSRVATVQIGRSADPVAIKSVSSTRNPHDCAHRYGSVTEWRDSRAWYMKQVKYLLDRLSAMPDPDVSGDSLLDHTLVVLTSEMADGAPEHMQDVPVTLIGGASGLLKHNGGRFMDLYDIGERSHWAMGKAVDMQRVWATIGRAAGVEVPYGGNTSSIPNLFTNV; encoded by the coding sequence ATGAATAGACGTCGTTTTTTACAATCCCTTTTAGCGGGTTCTGCCGCAGCGCCGCTGTCCATGGCGGGCTTCAGCAATTTGGCCTTTGCCGCTGGCAGCCCAAAATTAAAAGTGGTGTTTGCGGTGATTCCCGATGGCTTTGGCGTAGATCCCTATGGTGGCTACAACAAAGGCTTGTGGTTTCCTGAAGCGGGTGGCGCGAAAGATACTGGCAATTTTCAGCTCAATGAGATGTCGAACCACTTAAGCGCTTATAAAAACCAAGCGGTTTTTTTGAAAGGTCTTATAGTCGGTTCTGGCACCGGTGGCCACAATGCTTGGACCACCATCCTGCGCGATTCAAACGCCAGTAAAACCTCCATCGACTTATTGTTAGGGGATCAATTGCGCGGTTCCAATGCTCTGCTGAAGCGCATTTATGCCGGACCACATGCGACGGTGGGTGCAGCCTGGAATGTTTCCTATGAAAACGGTTCTATGGTTGTGCCGGAAATTAATCCCTATCAATTATTTAACCAGGTGTACGGCAGCTCGGCGCCAACGGGTTCAACCAGCACGTCGCGCAGTCACATTTTTGATAACGCCAATAATCGTATTCAAGCCCTGCGCTCGCGCTTGGGCAACGCGGAAAAAGCCAAGCTCGATACGCACTTGGATGCAGTTGAGCAAGTGGTAATGGATATGGATGCTTCTGTGCCGGTGGCCGATGCTTGCGACCCGAGTTCTGCCTCGCCAGCTGAAGGGTTGGTGTCTACTTCGGCAGATTACCGCGACGAAGTAACACGCGCCCATTGCAACATTGTCGCCGGCGGTTTGAGCTGTGGCTCATCGCGCGTGGCGACAGTTCAGATTGGTCGCAGTGCCGATCCGGTGGCAATCAAATCGGTTTCTTCTACGCGAAACCCGCATGATTGCGCGCATCGCTATGGCAGCGTTACCGAGTGGCGCGACTCGCGCGCTTGGTACATGAAACAAGTGAAATATTTACTCGATCGATTAAGCGCGATGCCCGACCCAGATGTCAGCGGTGACAGTTTGCTCGATCACACGCTAGTGGTTCTAACCAGTGAAATGGCCGATGGCGCACCCGAGCATATGCAAGATGTGCCGGTAACCTTAATCGGTGGCGCTTCCGGGTTGTTAAAACACAACGGTGGTCGGTTTATGGATTTATATGATATCGGCGAGCGTAGCCATTGGGCGATGGGTAAAGCTGTGGATATGCAGCGGGTATGGGCCACCATTGGGCGCGCCGCTGGTGTGGAAGTGCCCTATGGTGGCAATACATCGTCTATTCCGAATCTCTTTACTAACGTTTAG
- a CDS encoding DUF1592 domain-containing protein, with the protein MKKLLLMGAIALAVSQSAWAVDCQNAQPYRAGNSYQIGDLVTYKNQTYTCRVAGWCSSTSSFYYAPADGLAWQEAWSTASCDNGTQPTPTPTPTPVPTPTPTPVPTPTPTPTPTPEEVGQSHAVEWILDSAKSNLHFVTTKKEHVSENQHFTEMSGDLTSTGELRFSVPLASVDTGIEIRDQRLRDLLFETNLLPSLQVSANLGANFLAGLAIGELQSLTLDAQIKLHGVSQNVSAPITLWRISAKEIRAFSDGPLLLDAANFAMAQGIEMLRDIAGLASIGNQVPVYLDTRWQLQPGERDAWAATPAQPLSSRVEFNAQTASLLLQWADMSVNETAYLVQSQRDGGYWKTEAELPANSQQHSIALDSAQTLALRVLAVNGDSPSALSPEVSISVSAADLGIDETPDEIPDGGTDLTSTGAQLYQEKECQACHGADGTELVSLLDRPMSQSALADYVDQNMPFGNASACVGDCADAVAAYIVANIYTGSDNGGGSGDGADNGSANGSGNGSGGDSGDGSGSDSDNGSDSGGGTETGDGTDTETETEIEPDATLGAQFYRDQGCSNCHGTDGNTGREIISNQRSQAALASYISANMPLGGSGNCVDDCAVHVAAYIRENLYQGEVAEAAIGRGVRGIRLLTPYEFKNTVFDLTGVLLADDVLPKAHHDDDFKYPTQSAKGLVNYAGASRYMQLAEQIAASANLTKLGCSASACTDAQLANAAEKLWRRSLTAAEQATQVQFYNSYGARDWLASMLLAPDFLYRSELGEWSADEQAYVLTSYEVATALSYQLWGTTPDAALLAAARSNSLQTSDAIGAKAEAMMADARFAQHFVDFIRYYTHTDGLPSEKTNLSSALIAAMEGEQERAVAFLLSEGSGSFAELFNPGYSFVNGTLASHYGIVGVTGSSFTKVATSDQRGGLLHQGFTQIMNSDFAATSLVKRGKMIRENLLCHDMGVPVGIDPATIEMPEHAITTRERWNVITGPDASEGQCWQCHKLMNEPGSALENFDQTGRYRSTEIAYNAPSVELAINASGILRSNDGDNELTYFNDARELTSFLAQSSEAKACFADSYYRYSAGHRVDAAVIAVGDEQADAFIASGNIKALVKSTLTSTAFQFRVDR; encoded by the coding sequence ATGAAAAAGCTACTTTTAATGGGTGCAATCGCACTGGCCGTAAGCCAATCTGCGTGGGCGGTGGATTGCCAAAATGCCCAACCTTATCGCGCTGGCAACAGTTATCAAATAGGTGATCTAGTTACCTATAAAAATCAAACCTACACTTGTCGTGTGGCTGGCTGGTGTTCGTCTACATCGAGTTTTTACTATGCGCCGGCCGATGGCTTGGCGTGGCAGGAAGCTTGGTCGACGGCGAGTTGCGATAATGGGACTCAGCCGACACCAACGCCTACACCTACCCCTGTGCCGACACCGACACCTACACCTGTGCCGACGCCGACGCCGACACCTACCCCAACCCCTGAAGAGGTTGGCCAGTCTCATGCCGTTGAGTGGATTTTAGATTCCGCAAAATCAAACTTGCATTTTGTGACCACGAAAAAAGAACACGTGTCTGAGAACCAACATTTCACCGAGATGTCGGGCGACCTCACTAGCACTGGCGAGCTGCGCTTTAGCGTACCTTTGGCTAGCGTGGATACCGGCATTGAAATTCGCGACCAGCGCTTGCGCGACCTGCTGTTTGAAACAAATTTGCTACCCAGTTTGCAGGTGAGCGCTAACTTAGGCGCAAACTTTCTTGCGGGCTTGGCGATAGGCGAGCTGCAATCGCTGACGCTCGATGCGCAGATAAAACTGCACGGCGTTAGCCAAAACGTCTCCGCGCCCATAACCTTGTGGCGTATTAGCGCCAAGGAAATTCGCGCTTTCTCCGATGGCCCCCTCCTACTAGATGCGGCTAACTTTGCTATGGCGCAAGGCATTGAAATGCTGCGTGACATCGCCGGCCTTGCCAGTATTGGCAATCAAGTGCCCGTGTATCTAGACACCCGCTGGCAGCTTCAACCGGGTGAGCGCGATGCGTGGGCTGCGACGCCAGCCCAGCCTTTAAGTAGCCGAGTTGAATTTAATGCCCAAACCGCGTCGCTGCTGTTGCAATGGGCCGATATGAGCGTGAACGAAACTGCCTACCTGGTACAAAGCCAGCGCGATGGCGGTTATTGGAAAACCGAGGCCGAGCTGCCTGCCAATAGTCAGCAGCACAGTATTGCTTTAGATAGCGCCCAAACCTTGGCACTGCGCGTATTGGCGGTAAATGGCGATAGCCCTTCGGCGCTTTCGCCCGAGGTAAGCATTAGCGTTAGCGCGGCAGACTTAGGTATCGACGAGACGCCCGACGAAATTCCCGATGGTGGCACAGATTTAACCTCGACAGGGGCTCAACTCTATCAAGAGAAAGAATGCCAGGCATGCCACGGCGCCGACGGCACCGAGTTGGTGTCGCTGCTTGATCGCCCCATGAGCCAATCGGCATTGGCAGATTATGTGGATCAGAATATGCCCTTCGGCAATGCGTCGGCTTGTGTTGGCGATTGCGCCGATGCTGTGGCGGCCTACATAGTTGCGAACATTTATACCGGTTCTGACAATGGTGGCGGCTCAGGTGATGGCGCTGACAATGGTTCGGCTAATGGTTCGGGTAATGGCTCAGGTGGTGACTCAGGCGACGGCTCGGGATCTGATTCCGACAATGGCTCGGATTCAGGTGGCGGCACCGAAACTGGCGATGGCACCGATACAGAAACTGAAACTGAGATAGAGCCCGATGCCACTTTAGGCGCGCAATTTTACCGCGATCAAGGTTGCAGTAACTGCCATGGTACAGATGGCAATACCGGCCGTGAAATTATCAGCAACCAGCGTTCGCAAGCGGCCTTGGCGAGCTACATCAGCGCCAATATGCCCTTGGGTGGCAGCGGCAATTGTGTCGACGATTGCGCCGTGCACGTTGCCGCCTACATTCGCGAGAACCTGTATCAGGGCGAAGTGGCTGAAGCCGCTATCGGGCGAGGCGTGCGCGGTATTCGTTTGCTCACACCTTACGAATTTAAAAACACCGTGTTTGATCTCACCGGCGTGTTGTTGGCCGACGATGTGTTGCCTAAGGCCCATCACGACGACGATTTTAAATACCCAACTCAATCAGCCAAAGGCTTGGTTAACTACGCCGGTGCCAGCCGATACATGCAACTGGCCGAGCAGATAGCGGCCAGCGCCAACTTAACCAAACTCGGTTGTTCCGCTAGCGCCTGTACCGACGCACAGTTGGCAAACGCGGCAGAAAAACTTTGGCGCCGTTCGCTTACCGCAGCGGAGCAAGCAACCCAAGTGCAGTTTTACAACAGCTACGGCGCGCGCGATTGGCTGGCCAGCATGCTGTTGGCACCAGACTTTCTATACCGCTCTGAGTTAGGTGAGTGGAGCGCCGATGAGCAGGCCTACGTGCTTACCAGTTATGAAGTGGCTACGGCGCTGTCGTATCAGCTTTGGGGCACAACGCCAGACGCAGCGCTACTAGCCGCGGCGCGCAGCAATAGTTTGCAAACCTCAGACGCTATAGGCGCGAAAGCCGAAGCGATGATGGCCGACGCGCGCTTTGCCCAACACTTTGTCGACTTTATTCGCTACTACACCCACACCGACGGTTTGCCATCGGAGAAAACCAATCTATCTAGCGCCTTGATAGCAGCGATGGAAGGCGAACAAGAGCGCGCCGTAGCATTTTTGCTTAGCGAAGGTTCGGGCAGTTTTGCCGAACTGTTTAATCCTGGCTACTCCTTTGTGAACGGTACCCTAGCTAGTCACTATGGGATTGTTGGCGTGACCGGCAGCAGCTTTACGAAGGTGGCTACCTCTGATCAGCGCGGCGGATTGCTGCACCAAGGCTTCACGCAAATTATGAACTCAGATTTTGCCGCTACTTCGCTGGTAAAGCGCGGCAAGATGATTCGCGAAAACTTATTGTGTCACGACATGGGGGTGCCCGTCGGCATCGATCCCGCCACCATCGAAATGCCCGAGCATGCGATTACGACCCGCGAGCGCTGGAATGTCATCACCGGGCCAGATGCGAGCGAAGGGCAATGTTGGCAGTGCCATAAATTGATGAACGAACCAGGTTCTGCCTTGGAAAATTTCGACCAAACCGGCCGCTATCGCAGCACAGAAATCGCCTACAACGCGCCCAGTGTGGAGCTGGCCATTAATGCCTCCGGTATCTTGCGCAGCAACGACGGCGATAACGAGCTGACTTACTTCAACGATGCGCGCGAGCTGACCAGTTTCCTTGCCCAATCAAGCGAAGCGAAAGCGTGTTTTGCCGATAGCTATTACCGCTACAGTGCCGGTCATCGTGTGGACGCGGCTGTGATCGCGGTGGGCGACGAGCAAGCCGATGCATTTATTGCCAGCGGCAATATTAAGGCGTTAGTGAAAAGCACGTTAACCTCAACGGCGTTTCAATTCCGGGTTGATCGCTAA
- a CDS encoding YceI family protein — protein sequence MFCLIKLLSRALLALTFATVLAACGGGDSRPKEDPAPGTNNPIDTGDSGQVDHSQVTRQWALNNEQSSLFFVTTKKHHVSEKAHFNALSGSVYSDGRSVIEVDLSSVDTLNAVRDQRMKDVLFETATFARASAEIKINYDLVENLAVGAERELTGNLTLDLHGVSAQLPVSLRMARLSDKRILVRTLAPVLVNGLDFSMGAGFDELKRLASLTSIGATVPVSVQLIFERVEEGQ from the coding sequence GTGTTCTGTCTTATAAAATTACTCTCTCGTGCGCTACTGGCGTTAACTTTTGCGACCGTTTTGGCGGCTTGTGGTGGCGGTGATTCTCGCCCGAAAGAAGACCCTGCACCGGGTACCAACAACCCGATCGACACGGGCGATAGCGGCCAAGTTGATCACAGCCAAGTGACGCGTCAGTGGGCGCTGAATAACGAACAGTCTTCGCTTTTCTTTGTTACCACCAAAAAGCACCACGTGAGTGAGAAGGCGCATTTCAATGCCCTGTCAGGTAGCGTTTATAGCGATGGGCGAAGTGTTATTGAAGTTGATCTCAGCAGCGTTGACACCCTCAATGCCGTGCGCGATCAGCGCATGAAAGATGTGCTGTTTGAAACCGCAACCTTTGCTAGGGCCAGTGCTGAAATCAAGATTAATTACGATCTGGTGGAAAATCTGGCCGTGGGTGCCGAGCGCGAGCTGACCGGTAATTTGACCTTAGATTTACACGGCGTGTCGGCGCAGCTACCTGTGAGCTTGCGCATGGCGCGGCTGAGCGACAAACGTATTCTGGTTCGCACCTTGGCACCGGTTTTAGTTAATGGTTTGGACTTTTCCATGGGCGCAGGTTTCGACGAACTCAAGCGTTTAGCGAGTTTGACCTCCATAGGTGCAACCGTGCCGGTGAGCGTTCAGCTGATTTTTGAACGCGTCGAGGAGGGGCAATAA
- a CDS encoding GNAT family N-acetyltransferase, translating into MPELAIAASARLSYSLMDADDAELLFELDQDPEVMKYINGGKPNSRETINRVMVPRMQSYRNPEKGWGLWKVCVTETDQFIGWVLVRPKGFFTDEPEWDNLELGWRFLRASWGKGYCTEAALQLANALSEQPSVKVLSALALPDNAGSISVMKKLGMIYVKTDLHRDPLGDQQVVFYQRQLR; encoded by the coding sequence ATGCCCGAGTTAGCCATCGCCGCTTCCGCTCGCCTATCTTATTCCCTTATGGATGCGGATGATGCTGAGCTGTTGTTTGAATTAGATCAAGACCCCGAGGTGATGAAGTACATTAATGGCGGCAAACCCAACTCCCGCGAGACAATTAATAGGGTAATGGTGCCGCGCATGCAGAGCTACCGTAACCCAGAGAAGGGTTGGGGTTTGTGGAAGGTGTGCGTGACAGAAACCGATCAATTTATTGGTTGGGTTTTAGTGCGTCCTAAGGGCTTTTTTACCGACGAGCCTGAATGGGATAACCTAGAGCTGGGTTGGCGTTTTTTGCGCGCTAGCTGGGGTAAGGGTTACTGTACCGAAGCTGCGCTGCAGCTTGCTAACGCATTGAGCGAACAGCCAAGTGTTAAGGTGTTATCGGCGCTTGCGTTACCCGATAACGCCGGGTCTATAAGCGTTATGAAAAAGCTGGGTATGATCTATGTGAAAACAGATTTGCATCGCGATCCGCTAGGTGACCAGCAAGTTGTTTTCTATCAGCGTCAGTTGCGTTAA
- a CDS encoding DUF3185 family protein encodes MNKKVIGVVLIVVGVALGAWGYDVYDSATSQITRAINGEAPFEAWAGMVGGVICILVGILRIK; translated from the coding sequence ATGAATAAGAAAGTCATCGGTGTTGTATTAATTGTGGTGGGCGTTGCATTGGGTGCTTGGGGTTACGATGTTTATGATTCCGCCACGTCACAGATAACCCGCGCGATTAATGGTGAGGCTCCTTTCGAAGCCTGGGCCGGTATGGTGGGTGGTGTTATTTGTATTCTTGTGGGGATCTTAAGAATTAAGTAG
- a CDS encoding DUF1272 domain-containing protein yields the protein MALIFSQQRKTGGLLVLELRPNCEACDRDLPPDSKEAMICTFECTFCKSCADSKFKYVCPNCGGNLVQRPIRPVEALKFNPASSKRIFKPRD from the coding sequence GTGGCACTAATTTTCTCGCAACAGCGAAAAACTGGAGGGTTGCTTGTGTTAGAACTAAGACCCAATTGCGAAGCATGCGATCGAGATCTACCGCCTGACTCAAAAGAAGCGATGATCTGCACCTTCGAATGCACGTTTTGCAAATCTTGTGCTGACAGTAAGTTTAAATATGTCTGCCCGAATTGTGGCGGCAATCTTGTTCAGCGACCGATAAGGCCGGTTGAAGCGTTAAAATTCAATCCGGCGTCTAGCAAGCGCATTTTTAAACCAAGAGATTAA
- a CDS encoding nuclear transport factor 2 family protein: MVTFALPVLAEESLVIRALPLFEELLQLDTAVFESFNHCENSEKLQEHAGYFSADVEFYHDTGGVTWDRETMIANTSQYACGNYTRQLVAASFNVSPIKDFGAITKGEHIFCQTKTKVCEGKAEFVMVWKNTGDKWQITRVLSYGHRDNR, translated from the coding sequence ATGGTCACATTTGCACTGCCTGTGTTAGCGGAAGAGAGTTTGGTGATCCGTGCCCTACCCTTGTTTGAAGAGTTGCTACAGCTAGATACTGCAGTATTTGAATCTTTTAACCATTGTGAAAATTCAGAAAAGTTGCAGGAGCACGCAGGCTACTTTTCAGCTGACGTTGAGTTTTATCACGATACTGGTGGCGTTACGTGGGATCGCGAGACAATGATTGCGAACACGAGTCAATATGCCTGCGGTAATTACACGCGCCAACTGGTGGCAGCAAGTTTTAACGTTAGCCCGATAAAAGATTTCGGTGCAATTACCAAGGGCGAGCATATCTTTTGTCAAACCAAAACAAAGGTCTGTGAAGGCAAGGCTGAGTTTGTAATGGTATGGAAAAATACCGGTGATAAGTGGCAAATTACACGCGTGCTAAGTTACGGTCATCGCGACAATCGATAG
- a CDS encoding NfeD family protein: MLDYIVNHQTEFWLVVGVALLALEVLLGFAAGVFLFAGLGALITGVLMLVGVLPETWIAGISMTGISAAVVTAILWQPLKKLQGKAVAEKDNSSDLVGYEFVLATDLSPLVPGQIQYSGVSWKVVLDPRSGVQQISAGQTVTVSSVEVGVFKVKPLV, from the coding sequence ATGCTCGACTATATCGTGAATCATCAAACTGAATTTTGGTTGGTTGTGGGTGTCGCGCTACTCGCACTGGAAGTGTTGCTGGGCTTTGCCGCCGGCGTGTTTTTATTCGCTGGGCTGGGAGCTTTGATAACGGGCGTGTTAATGCTGGTAGGCGTGTTGCCCGAAACGTGGATTGCCGGTATTTCGATGACCGGTATTAGCGCAGCAGTTGTGACGGCAATTTTGTGGCAACCGTTAAAGAAGTTGCAAGGCAAAGCCGTCGCAGAGAAAGATAACAGTAGCGATCTGGTGGGTTACGAGTTTGTGCTAGCGACAGATCTTAGCCCGCTGGTACCTGGCCAAATACAGTATTCCGGCGTGAGCTGGAAAGTGGTGTTAGACCCAAGATCTGGTGTGCAACAAATTAGCGCTGGGCAAACCGTAACGGTGAGTTCGGTAGAGGTGGGCGTGTTTAAGGTGAAGCCGCTTGTTTAG